The proteins below are encoded in one region of Styela clava chromosome 4, kaStyClav1.hap1.2, whole genome shotgun sequence:
- the LOC120326312 gene encoding MYG1 exonuclease-like has product MSGYQFCVRFTASWKRVLKRSKWFAMSISDESQPPNKKMNIENGDGKTQQLKIGTHNGSFHCDEVLACFMLKQLPKYKNARIVRSRDPAVLDECDIVVDVGGIFDPAKNRFDHHQRTFDETMNSLNSKMKWTTKLSSAGLVYFHFGREVLSHIILPQTIDDDTMDVIYNKMYDNFVEEIDAVDNGVDQYDGEPRYRVTSTIGARVGRTNPSWNEKNCDEQALFMKAMEMVGTEFKQRILGFINSWLPARSLVEDAIKQRFEVHKSGEIIELKHFCPWKDHLFTLEEEQTIEPAIKYVIYADAAGKARVQCVPAGKNTFENRLSLLSQWKGLRDEELSKTCGIPDCIFVHASGFIGGNKTKEGALAMAVKSLQAQGCG; this is encoded by the exons ATGAGTGGATATCAGTTTTGTGTTAGGTTTACCGCGTCGTGGAAAAGAGTTCTGAAGAGGTCCAAGTGGTTCGCTATGTCGATTTCAGACGAATCTCAGCCACCGAACAAGAAGATGAACATTGAGAACGGGGACGGTAAAACGCAACAGCTTAAAATCGGTACACACAATGGATCCTTTCACTGTGATGAAGTCTTGGCATGTTTCATGTTGAAACAGCTTCCCAAATATAAG AATGCTCGCATTGTTCGATCACGAGATCCTGCTGTACTGGATGAATGTGATATTGTTGTTGATGTCGGTGGAATATTCGATCCAGCAAAAAATAGATTTGATCATCATCAAAG GACATTTGATGAAACCATGAACTCATTGAATTCCAAAATGAAATGGACAACCAAACTGAGCAGTGCTGGtcttgtttattttcattttggtcGAGAGGTTCTATCACATATTATTTTGCCACAGACTATTGATGATGACACCATGGATGTTATTTATAATaag atgtaTGATAATTTTGTTGAAGAGATAGATGCCGTTGATAATGGTGTTGATCAATATGATGGCGAACCAAGATACAGAGTCACCTCAACTATAGGAGCCAGAGTTGGAAGAACAAATCCAAGTTGGAATGAAAAGAATTGTGATGAGCAG GCACTATTTATGAAAGCAATGGAAATGGTTGGAACTGAATTTAAACAAAGAATACTTGGTTTTATCAACAGTTGGCTGCCAGCACGTTCATTGGTAGAAGATGCAATAAAACAAAGATTTGAG GTGCATAAATCTGGAGAAATCATTGAACTGAAACATTTTTGTCCATGGAAAGATCATCTGTTCACACTTGAGGAAGAACAAACAATAGAGCCTGCTATCAAATATGTCATCTATGCTGATGCTGCTGGAAAAGCCAGAGTGCAGTGTGTTCCAGCTGGCAAAAATACTTTTGAAAACAG GTTGTCATTACTATCTCAGTGGAAGGGATTGAGAGATGAGGAATTGTCAAAAACATGTGGAATACCAGATTGTATTTTTGTTCATGCAAGTGGATTTATTGGCGGAAATAAAACCAAAGAAGGTGCACTTGCTATGGCTGTCAAATCTTTACAAGCGCAAGGGTGTGGTTGA